The DNA segment ATTGTGTTCTTCCAAACTCCGGATATTGAGCTATTGTATTCCGGGCATGCCAATAAGAGTCCATCATGCTGCTTAAAAAGGTCGTATAGTTTAACGGCGTTTTCGGGAAAGCCCTTAGTTTCTTCTAGGTCGCCATCATAGAGTGGCATCGGATAGTCGCGTAGATCAATAAGGGTAACATCGCTTCCCGCCGCTTCGGCCTCCTTCGCGGCAAGCGTAACTAGCATTTTGTTAAAAGATTTTGTACGAGTGCTACCCGCAAAGGCGAGAATGCGCGGTTTCATGGCAATGTTACCCTCTTATGTTTTCTAATCTAAACAACAATGATTCTAACTAGTGGCCCTTGCAGCAACATCCTGCGCTCTCATCCTGAGCAAACAAATTATACCGTTCCTCCACATCGGCCCAGTTAATTACATTGAAAAAAGCATTTATGTAATCAGGGCGCCTGTTTTGATATTTTAGGTAATAGGCATGCTCCCAAACGTCAATTACTAATAATGGCTCCACTACCCACTGCGAAAGGTTTTGGTGCTTTTCAGCCATTAGAATTTCTAGCTTATTGCTTACGTGATTCTTAGCAAGCATAGCCCAGCCCGAACCCTCTACTGCCGCCGCAGCCGCCTTAAACTGCGCAACAAACGCATCGTAACTACCAAAATCCTTTTCGATTTTTTTAAGCAATGCGCCACTAGGCTTTCCACCGCCTTTTGGGCTCATGTTCTTCCAAAAGACGCAGTGAAGGAAATGGCCTGCTCCATGAAACGCAAGCTCGCGCTCCCAGTGTTTTACTAAGGTAAAATCTCCAGCTTCGCGTGCCTCCGCAAGCTTGCCCTCTGCCGTGTTTAATCCCTTTACATATGCCAAGTGATGCACGTCGTGATGCAAGCGCATGGTCTGTCCATCGATGTGAGGTTCAAGGGCATTGTAATCATAGTCTAGTGCTGGTAATTCGTGTTGCATGTAAGTACTCCTTGTCTTACTATGTTAAACCCAAAAGAAGCAGCATAAGCGCCACCACCTTTATATTTGCAGCTTATCGCAAAAAGTGTGTCTAATGCAAAATTCTGATATGAGCCATAGCCCCCGAAGTATTCTTGAGTCCGTCTATGCGTATAAAGCTTTTAAGGGACAGCAAGAAGCAATCATCGGCCACATCATCGAAGGCAAGGATGCTTTTGTTCTCATGCCGACTGGTGGCGGGAAGTCTTTATGTTATCAGATACCGTCAATAATTCGCAGTGGTGTAGGCATAGTCATTAGTCCATTGATTGCGCTAATGCAGGATCAGGTTCAAGCTTTGGATCAGCTTGGCATTCGCGCGGGAGTATTAAATTCTAGCTTAAGTGCTGAGGAAGCAAAAAAAGTAAAGCGAAACCTCTTTGCTGGCAATTTAGATTTGCTCTACGTCGCTCCCGAAAGGCTGTTGATGGACGGCTTCCTAGATATGCTCGCCTCTATAAAGCTAAGTTTGTTTGCTATTGACGAAGCGCATTGCGTGTCTCAATGGGGGCATGATTTTCGCCCAGAGTATATGCAGCTCAATG comes from the Deltaproteobacteria bacterium genome and includes:
- a CDS encoding superoxide dismutase codes for the protein MQHELPALDYDYNALEPHIDGQTMRLHHDVHHLAYVKGLNTAEGKLAEAREAGDFTLVKHWERELAFHGAGHFLHCVFWKNMSPKGGGKPSGALLKKIEKDFGSYDAFVAQFKAAAAAVEGSGWAMLAKNHVSNKLEILMAEKHQNLSQWVVEPLLVIDVWEHAYYLKYQNRRPDYINAFFNVINWADVEERYNLFAQDESAGCCCKGH